One segment of Variovorax sp. PAMC28562 DNA contains the following:
- the dapB gene encoding 4-hydroxy-tetrahydrodipicolinate reductase, with protein sequence MRRIAIAGASGRMGRMLIEGVRNAPDLELAGALDVPGSEALGTDAGAFLGFASGVPIVSDLRNGLKDAQVLIDFTRPEGTLAHLAVCRELGVQAVIGTTGFTDAQKAEIAKIAENIAIVMAPNMSVGVNVTLKLLEMAAKALSTGYDIEIIEAHHRHKVDAPSGTALKMGEVIADALGRDLKECAVYSREGLTGERDPSTIGFASIRGGDIVGDHTVLFAGTGERIEITHKSASRATYVQGSFRAVQFLAQQKAGLFDMFDVLGLR encoded by the coding sequence ATGCGGCGTATCGCGATAGCTGGCGCCTCTGGTCGCATGGGCCGCATGCTCATCGAGGGCGTGCGCAACGCGCCTGACCTCGAACTGGCCGGCGCGCTGGATGTGCCGGGCTCCGAAGCGCTCGGCACCGACGCCGGCGCGTTCCTTGGTTTTGCGAGCGGCGTGCCGATCGTCTCTGATCTGCGCAATGGGCTCAAAGATGCCCAGGTGCTGATCGACTTCACGCGGCCTGAAGGCACCTTGGCGCACCTCGCGGTCTGCCGCGAACTCGGTGTGCAAGCGGTCATCGGCACGACAGGTTTCACCGACGCGCAAAAAGCGGAGATCGCCAAGATCGCCGAGAACATCGCGATCGTCATGGCGCCCAACATGAGCGTCGGCGTCAACGTCACCTTGAAGCTGCTCGAAATGGCGGCGAAGGCACTTTCGACCGGCTACGACATCGAGATCATCGAGGCGCACCATCGTCACAAGGTCGATGCGCCGTCCGGCACCGCGCTGAAGATGGGCGAAGTGATCGCCGACGCGCTGGGTCGCGACTTGAAGGAATGCGCCGTCTACAGCCGCGAAGGCCTCACCGGTGAGCGCGACCCGTCCACCATCGGATTTGCCAGCATCCGCGGCGGCGACATCGTCGGCGACCACACCGTGCTCTTCGCCGGCACTGGCGAGCGCATCGAGATCACGCACAAGTCGGCCAGCCGCGCCACTTACGTGCAAGGCAGCTTCCGCGCTGTGCAGTTCCTCGCGCAGCAAAAGGCCGGATTGTTCGACATGTTCGACGTGCTCGGCCTGCGCTAG
- a CDS encoding outer membrane protein assembly factor BamE, whose translation MLANSKSRVWLIAGVAASLCLGACTNLGTRTRDALSAVTPYKVEVVQGNFVSKEQVEQLKPGMSRQQVREVLGTSLLTDVFHVDRWDYVFTIRRQGVDAQQRHLTVYFKGEVLDRFDGDTMPSEEEFVAAVDARKRSGKVPVLEASEDQLSKFVPDKSIKPDASAASLAPLPPSYPPLESTTTR comes from the coding sequence ATGCTTGCCAATTCAAAAAGCCGCGTCTGGCTTATCGCCGGCGTCGCCGCGAGCCTCTGTCTGGGCGCTTGCACCAACCTCGGCACCCGAACGCGCGATGCGTTGAGCGCTGTCACGCCCTACAAGGTCGAGGTGGTCCAGGGCAACTTCGTCTCCAAAGAGCAGGTCGAGCAACTGAAGCCTGGCATGTCGCGACAGCAAGTGCGCGAAGTACTCGGCACCTCGCTGCTGACCGACGTGTTCCATGTCGATCGTTGGGACTACGTCTTCACCATTCGTCGGCAAGGCGTCGACGCTCAGCAGCGCCACCTGACTGTTTACTTCAAGGGCGAGGTACTCGACCGCTTCGACGGCGACACCATGCCGAGCGAAGAAGAATTCGTGGCGGCTGTCGATGCCCGCAAGCGTAGCGGCAAGGTGCCCGTGCTCGAAGCCAGTGAAGACCAACTCAGCAAGTTCGTGCCGGACAAGAGCATCAAGCCTGACGCATCTGCCGCTTCGCTGGCTCCGCTGCCGCCGAGCTACCCGCCGCTCGAATCCACCACCACCCGCTGA
- the fur gene encoding ferric iron uptake transcriptional regulator, with amino-acid sequence MANIDELKNTGLKATLPRLKILEIFQTGGLRHMTAEDVFRILLNEHSDIGLATVYRVLTQFEQAGILERSHFESGKAVYELNEGKHHDHLICTSCGKVEEFYDAEIERRQQMISLDKGWILQDHAMSLYGLCADCASRR; translated from the coding sequence ATGGCCAACATCGACGAACTCAAGAACACCGGCCTGAAGGCCACCTTGCCGCGCCTGAAGATTCTCGAGATCTTCCAGACCGGCGGCCTGCGGCACATGACGGCCGAAGACGTCTTTCGCATTTTGCTCAACGAGCACTCCGACATCGGCCTGGCCACGGTTTACCGCGTGCTGACCCAGTTCGAACAAGCCGGAATCCTGGAGCGCAGCCACTTCGAAAGCGGCAAAGCCGTTTACGAGCTAAACGAAGGCAAGCACCACGACCATCTGATCTGCACATCGTGCGGCAAGGTCGAGGAGTTCTACGACGCCGAGATCGAGCGGCGCCAGCAAATGATCTCTCTCGACAAAGGCTGGATTCTGCAAGACCACGCCATGTCGCTGTACGGCCTTTGCGCCGACTGCGCCAGCCGACGCTAG
- the hprK gene encoding HPr(Ser) kinase/phosphatase, with product MKPTVISADAMFEEFRGSLRWEWLAGLGASERQFDIEVISRAQSAADLVGYLNYIHPYRVQILGAREVAYLTRGTPEDCARRIGRIVTLEPPMLVLADAQSAPDELLSICERAQLPLFATRESSAFVIDLLRAYLSKHFAERTSMHGVFMDILGLGVMITGESGLGKSELGLELISRGNGLVADDAVDLYRINQNTLEGRCPDLLQNLLEVRGIGLLDIRAIFGETAVRRKMRLKLIVHLVRRDSFERDYERMPSAPLTQDVLGIAVRKVIIQVVAGRNIAVLVEAAVRNSILQLRGIDTYAEFVERHHRAMESGRQD from the coding sequence ATGAAGCCGACCGTCATCAGCGCCGATGCGATGTTCGAGGAGTTTCGCGGCTCGCTTCGCTGGGAGTGGCTGGCGGGACTGGGAGCCTCGGAGCGCCAGTTCGACATCGAGGTCATCAGCCGCGCGCAGTCAGCGGCAGACCTGGTCGGCTACCTCAACTACATCCATCCTTACCGTGTGCAGATCCTCGGCGCCCGCGAGGTCGCCTACCTGACGCGCGGAACGCCCGAAGACTGCGCCCGCCGGATCGGCCGCATCGTGACACTGGAGCCGCCGATGCTGGTGCTGGCCGATGCCCAGAGCGCGCCGGACGAACTCCTGTCGATCTGCGAGCGCGCCCAGTTGCCGCTCTTTGCCACGCGCGAATCCTCGGCCTTCGTCATCGATCTGCTGCGCGCCTACCTGTCCAAGCATTTTGCAGAGCGCACGTCGATGCACGGCGTTTTCATGGACATCCTGGGGCTCGGCGTGATGATCACCGGCGAGTCGGGCCTCGGCAAAAGCGAGCTGGGTCTGGAGTTGATTTCCCGTGGCAATGGTCTGGTGGCCGACGACGCCGTCGATCTCTACCGGATCAACCAGAACACGCTCGAAGGCCGCTGCCCCGACTTGCTGCAGAACCTGCTTGAAGTGCGCGGCATCGGCCTGTTGGACATTCGCGCGATCTTCGGTGAGACGGCTGTGCGCCGGAAGATGCGGCTCAAGCTCATCGTGCATCTGGTGCGCCGCGACAGCTTCGAGCGCGACTACGAGCGCATGCCCTCGGCCCCGCTGACGCAAGATGTGCTGGGCATCGCGGTGCGCAAGGTCATCATCCAGGTGGTGGCAGGGCGCAACATTGCGGTGCTGGTCGAGGCGGCGGTGCGCAATTCAATTTTGCAGCTGCGCGGCATCGACACCTATGCCGAATTCGTGGAGCGGCACCACAGGGCGATGGAGTCCGGCCGGCAGGACTAG
- a CDS encoding PTS sugar transporter subunit IIA, giving the protein MNRLASILPPAQVLVSVDATSKKRAFEEAGLLFENLHGLGRALITDSLFARERLGSTGLGHGVAIPHGRIKGLKSPMAAVFQLANAIGFDAPDEQPVVLLIFLLVPEAATQKHLEILSEIAELLSDAALREKIKSSTDASVLHALIAGWQSAQVA; this is encoded by the coding sequence ATGAATCGCCTCGCGTCCATCCTGCCACCCGCCCAAGTGCTCGTGAGCGTCGACGCCACCAGCAAAAAACGTGCTTTCGAAGAAGCCGGCTTGCTGTTCGAAAACCTTCACGGGTTGGGCCGAGCCCTCATCACCGACAGCCTCTTTGCCCGTGAACGGCTTGGTTCAACCGGCTTGGGTCACGGGGTCGCGATTCCGCATGGCCGCATCAAGGGACTGAAGTCGCCGATGGCGGCGGTGTTCCAGTTGGCCAATGCGATCGGCTTCGACGCACCGGACGAACAGCCGGTCGTGCTTCTCATCTTTTTGCTGGTGCCCGAAGCGGCGACGCAGAAACACCTCGAGATCCTCTCCGAAATTGCCGAGCTGTTGAGCGATGCCGCTTTGCGCGAGAAGATCAAGTCGAGCACCGACGCATCCGTCTTGCACGCACTCATCGCAGGATGGCAGTCGGCGCAGGTGGCTTGA
- the hpf gene encoding ribosome hibernation-promoting factor, HPF/YfiA family, with the protein MNLTISGHHLDVTPALRSYVTSKLDRITRHFDQVVDVKVILTVEKQKEKERRQKAECNIHVKGSDLFAECSNADLYAAVDELVDKLDRQVVRHKDRLQDHHHEAPKRVM; encoded by the coding sequence ATGAATCTGACGATCAGCGGCCATCACCTCGACGTCACGCCCGCATTGCGAAGCTATGTCACGAGCAAGCTGGACCGGATCACCCGGCACTTCGACCAAGTGGTCGATGTGAAGGTGATCCTCACGGTGGAAAAGCAAAAGGAAAAGGAACGCCGGCAAAAGGCGGAGTGCAACATTCACGTCAAGGGCAGTGACTTGTTTGCCGAGTGCAGTAACGCTGATCTGTACGCCGCCGTCGATGAACTGGTCGACAAGCTCGACCGTCAGGTGGTGCGCCACAAAGACCGTCTGCAAGATCATCATCACGAAGCGCCTAAACGTGTGATGTAG
- a CDS encoding ATP-dependent helicase, with protein sequence MQTVAPTLLPPHLSAHGAAPTTQAERLAAALADLNDEQRAAVEHGVYAAFGEPACDDRPLLVIAGAGSGKTSTLAHRVARLIAQGTDPQRILLLTFSRRAAQEMERRAGQVVARVFALKSEVPPALPWAGTFHGIGARLLREYAAHIGLNDNFTIHDRGDAEDLMGWVRHERGLSSSTRRFPHKGTCLSIYSRTVNTCAPLGDVLKQAFPWCAEWEVELKRLFGAYVEAKQQQNVLDYDDLLLYWAGMVAEPTLAAQVGARFDHVLVDEYQDTNRLQASILMALKPDGRGVTVVGDDAQSIYSFRGATVRNILDFPMQFTRQARIVTLERNYRSTQPILDVSNAVIAQAAERHAKTLWTDKASAGRPQLVLVPDEAQQARWVADRVLAHREGGLALKSQAVLFRTSTHSAALELELARRNIPFVKYGGLKFLEAAHVKDLLAVLRFAENPRGRMAGFRVTQMIPGIGPATATRLLDAMDVAADPGAAVKAFMPPAAAQVEWQRFAETYAALRESSLSWPADMELALRWYIPHLERLHDDTSGVRRGDVEQLARLASGYASRERFLTELTLDPPEATSDRSGPPLLDEDYLILSTIHSAKGQEWNSVHVLNVVDGCMPADVAQGAEELEEERRLLYVAMTRARDHLHLLVPQRFYVTQQAVRGDRHLYAGRTRFITAADTARFEQVTWPAPPARAPAVPPPAATIDLLSRMRASWR encoded by the coding sequence ATGCAGACCGTGGCGCCGACCCTTCTCCCTCCGCATCTTTCAGCGCATGGCGCGGCACCGACCACGCAGGCAGAGCGGCTCGCTGCGGCGCTGGCCGACCTCAACGATGAACAGCGGGCAGCGGTCGAGCACGGTGTCTATGCGGCATTTGGCGAACCTGCTTGCGACGACCGACCGCTGCTGGTGATCGCCGGTGCCGGCTCCGGCAAGACCAGCACGCTCGCGCACCGCGTGGCGCGGCTCATCGCGCAAGGCACCGATCCGCAGCGCATCCTGCTGCTGACGTTTTCGCGTCGCGCCGCGCAAGAGATGGAGCGCCGCGCCGGCCAGGTCGTGGCACGGGTGTTCGCACTCAAGTCGGAGGTGCCGCCGGCGTTGCCTTGGGCCGGCACCTTTCACGGCATCGGCGCGCGACTGTTGCGCGAATACGCGGCGCACATCGGACTGAACGACAACTTCACCATCCACGATCGCGGCGATGCGGAAGACCTGATGGGTTGGGTCCGGCATGAACGCGGGTTGTCGAGCAGCACCCGACGCTTTCCGCACAAGGGCACCTGCCTGTCGATCTACTCCCGCACCGTCAACACCTGTGCGCCGCTGGGCGACGTGCTGAAGCAGGCGTTTCCGTGGTGTGCCGAATGGGAGGTAGAACTCAAGCGCTTGTTCGGCGCTTATGTCGAGGCCAAGCAGCAGCAGAACGTGCTCGACTACGACGACCTGCTGTTGTACTGGGCGGGCATGGTCGCCGAGCCCACGTTGGCTGCACAGGTCGGCGCGCGTTTCGACCACGTGCTGGTCGACGAATACCAGGACACGAACCGCTTGCAGGCCTCGATCCTGATGGCGCTCAAGCCCGATGGCCGTGGCGTGACAGTGGTCGGCGACGACGCGCAATCGATCTATTCGTTTCGGGGCGCCACGGTGCGCAACATCCTCGACTTTCCGATGCAGTTCACGCGCCAGGCGCGCATCGTCACGCTGGAACGCAACTACCGCTCTACGCAGCCGATCCTCGACGTGTCGAACGCCGTCATCGCACAGGCGGCCGAACGGCATGCCAAGACGCTGTGGACCGACAAGGCTTCGGCCGGCCGGCCTCAACTCGTGCTGGTGCCCGACGAAGCGCAGCAAGCGCGCTGGGTGGCCGACCGCGTGCTCGCGCACCGTGAGGGCGGGCTCGCGCTCAAGTCGCAGGCGGTGCTCTTTCGCACCTCGACGCACAGTGCGGCGCTGGAGCTCGAACTGGCGCGGCGCAACATCCCGTTCGTTAAATACGGCGGCCTCAAGTTTCTCGAAGCCGCGCACGTCAAAGACCTCCTCGCGGTGCTGCGCTTTGCCGAGAACCCGCGCGGCCGGATGGCAGGCTTTCGCGTGACGCAGATGATTCCGGGCATCGGGCCGGCGACAGCAACACGCCTGCTGGATGCCATGGACGTGGCCGCCGACCCCGGCGCCGCGGTAAAGGCATTCATGCCGCCCGCTGCAGCGCAGGTCGAATGGCAACGCTTTGCCGAAACGTACGCTGCCTTGCGTGAGTCGTCGCTCAGCTGGCCAGCCGATATGGAACTCGCGTTGCGCTGGTACATCCCGCACCTCGAACGGCTGCACGACGACACCTCGGGCGTGCGACGTGGCGACGTCGAACAGCTGGCGCGGCTCGCCTCCGGTTATGCCTCGCGCGAGCGATTTTTGACCGAGCTCACGCTCGATCCGCCTGAGGCCACGAGCGATCGCTCTGGGCCACCGCTGCTCGACGAGGACTATCTGATCCTGTCGACCATCCACTCGGCCAAAGGCCAGGAATGGAACTCGGTTCACGTGCTCAATGTGGTCGACGGCTGCATGCCGGCCGACGTTGCTCAGGGCGCCGAGGAGCTCGAGGAAGAGCGGCGGTTGCTTTACGTTGCCATGACGCGGGCGCGCGACCACTTGCACCTGCTGGTGCCGCAGCGCTTTTATGTCACGCAGCAGGCCGTGCGCGGTGACCGGCACCTTTATGCCGGGCGCACTCGCTTCATTACCGCGGCCGACACGGCACGGTTCGAGCAGGTGACATGGCCCGCACCGCCTGCGAGGGCGCCCGCGGTGCCGCCACCCGCCGCGACCATCGATTTGCTGAGCCGGATGCGAGCGAGCTGGCGTTGA
- the corA gene encoding magnesium/cobalt transporter CorA, translated as MLNIFTLANGRLVQEEIESLEELSKFQPIWVDLESPSVDEKRWIKQYYGLSIPEDAMDEDIEESARFYEEDNGELHIRSDFLIDDDDDPRSVRVAFILNQHNSELRSRGVLFSIHDEDVPVFRLLRMRARRAPGLIEDAKEVLLKLFDADAEYSADTLENIYDELKKVSEQVLAGKMTDDLASEVLGEIARHEDLNSRIRRNVMDTRRAVSFMMRSKMLNAEQFEEARQILRDIESLDNHTAFLFDKINFLMDATVGFININQNKIIKIFSVASVALLPPTLVASIYGMNMKFPELEWLGPTLSYPYVVAFMIASALGPMWYFGRKGWLS; from the coding sequence ATGCTCAATATCTTTACGCTCGCCAACGGGCGCCTCGTCCAGGAAGAAATCGAGTCGCTCGAAGAGCTGTCGAAATTCCAGCCGATCTGGGTCGACCTCGAGTCGCCATCGGTCGACGAAAAGCGCTGGATCAAACAGTATTACGGCCTCTCCATCCCCGAAGACGCGATGGACGAGGACATCGAAGAGTCGGCCCGCTTCTACGAAGAAGACAACGGCGAACTGCATATTCGCAGCGACTTTTTGATCGACGACGACGACGACCCACGCTCGGTGCGCGTCGCCTTCATCTTGAACCAGCACAACAGCGAGTTGCGCAGCCGCGGCGTGCTGTTCTCCATCCACGACGAAGACGTGCCGGTGTTCCGCTTGCTGCGCATGCGCGCGCGCCGCGCACCGGGGCTGATCGAAGACGCCAAGGAAGTGCTGCTGAAACTGTTCGACGCCGACGCCGAATACTCCGCCGACACGCTGGAAAACATCTACGACGAACTGAAGAAAGTCAGCGAACAGGTGCTGGCCGGAAAGATGACCGACGACCTGGCCAGCGAAGTGCTTGGCGAGATCGCACGCCACGAAGACCTGAACAGCCGCATTCGGCGCAACGTGATGGACACGCGCCGCGCGGTCAGCTTCATGATGCGCAGCAAGATGCTGAACGCCGAGCAATTCGAAGAAGCGCGGCAGATCCTGCGCGACATCGAGTCGCTCGACAACCACACCGCGTTCCTGTTCGACAAGATCAACTTCCTGATGGATGCGACCGTCGGTTTCATCAACATCAACCAGAACAAGATCATCAAGATTTTTTCCGTGGCGAGCGTGGCGCTGCTGCCGCCGACGCTGGTGGCCAGCATCTACGGCATGAACATGAAGTTCCCGGAGCTGGAATGGCTCGGGCCAACGCTCAGCTACCCCTATGTCGTGGCTTTCATGATCGCCAGTGCCCTGGGGCCGATGTGGTACTTCGGGCGCAAGGGCTGGTTGAGTTGA
- a CDS encoding 5'-methylthioadenosine/adenosylhomocysteine nucleosidase, which produces MPTAILSALPEEQHGLREQLEEAMHVRHAGRDFHTGRWHGKPVVLALSRIGKVAAATTATALIERFGVRRIVFTGVAGGLHPDVRVGDTVIGTAFLQHDMDASPLFPRHEVPLYGRSRFAADEELVDLLAMAAGAVSTGVFDAATRARFSLGGMRIHKGLLVSGDRFVSAAHEALTLQRDLPEALAVDMEGAAVAQVCHDYAIPFAAVRNISDRADDTAHVDFPAYLSQVAGKQARALIGALLPLLD; this is translated from the coding sequence ATGCCGACGGCCATCCTGAGTGCGCTGCCCGAAGAGCAGCACGGCCTGCGCGAGCAGCTCGAAGAAGCGATGCATGTCCGGCATGCGGGCCGCGATTTCCACACCGGCCGCTGGCACGGCAAGCCGGTGGTGCTGGCGCTGTCGCGCATCGGCAAGGTCGCCGCGGCAACCACGGCGACGGCGCTGATCGAACGCTTCGGTGTTCGACGTATCGTGTTCACCGGTGTGGCCGGCGGTTTGCACCCAGACGTGCGGGTCGGCGACACCGTCATCGGCACAGCGTTTCTGCAGCACGACATGGATGCATCGCCACTGTTCCCGCGTCACGAGGTGCCGCTCTACGGCCGCTCGCGCTTCGCCGCCGACGAAGAGTTGGTCGACCTGCTCGCGATGGCCGCAGGCGCCGTCTCGACCGGCGTGTTCGACGCCGCGACACGCGCCCGCTTCAGCCTCGGCGGCATGCGCATCCACAAAGGATTGCTGGTCAGCGGCGACCGCTTCGTTTCAGCCGCGCATGAAGCGCTGACCCTGCAGCGCGACCTCCCCGAAGCCCTCGCCGTAGACATGGAGGGCGCAGCGGTAGCCCAGGTCTGCCACGACTACGCCATCCCCTTCGCCGCAGTAAGAAACATCTCCGACCGTGCCGACGACACGGCCCACGTCGACTTCCCCGCGTACCTCTCCCAAGTCGCAGGCAAGCAAGCCAGAGCCCTGATCGGCGCCCTTCTCCCCCTGCTCGACTAA
- a CDS encoding ABC transporter substrate-binding protein, whose translation MKNVRLASVLLPMAFALTCGAAAAKTLVFCSEGSPENFYPAVNTTGTSFDVTTQVYDNVVQFERGGTKVEPSLAESWTISPDGTEYTFKLRKGVKWHTTSKNFKPTRDFNADDFIFSIERQWKENDPYFKVTSQNHSYFNDMGMPKLLKTVDRIDDYTVKIVLNKPEAPFLANLAMPYAGVQSKEYAIAMLKAGTPEKIDQDPIGTGPFYLVQYQKDAIVRFKAFPQYWGGKAKIDDLIFSITPDASVRWAKLQKGECHVMPYPNPADLDAIRKDPNVQVLEQAGLNVGYLAYNTTKKPFDDVRVRKAINMAIDKKAIIDGVYLTTGVAAKNPIPPTMWSYNDAVKDDPYDPVAAKKLLAEAGLANGFTTDLWAMPVQRPYNPNAKRIAELMQADLAKIGVKAEIKTFEWGEYRKRLQAGEHQMGMFGWTGDNGDPDNFLHTLLGCDAAKNNGGNVAKFCYQPYDDLVVKAKSTPKQVDRDALYKKAQVIFKEQAPWFTIAHAVQLKPVRKEVVDFKLSPFGRHTFYGVDMK comes from the coding sequence ATGAAGAATGTTCGTCTCGCATCGGTGCTGCTGCCGATGGCCTTTGCCCTCACTTGCGGCGCTGCGGCGGCCAAGACATTGGTCTTCTGTTCGGAAGGAAGTCCCGAGAATTTCTATCCGGCCGTCAATACGACGGGCACCTCGTTCGACGTGACCACGCAGGTCTACGACAACGTCGTCCAGTTCGAACGCGGCGGCACCAAGGTGGAGCCCAGTCTGGCCGAGAGCTGGACCATCTCACCCGACGGCACCGAGTACACCTTCAAGCTGCGCAAGGGCGTGAAGTGGCACACCACCAGCAAGAACTTCAAGCCGACGCGCGACTTCAACGCCGACGACTTCATCTTTTCGATCGAGCGACAGTGGAAAGAGAACGACCCGTACTTCAAGGTCACGAGCCAGAACCACTCGTACTTCAACGACATGGGTATGCCCAAGCTTTTGAAGACGGTGGATCGCATCGACGACTACACCGTGAAGATCGTCCTCAACAAGCCCGAGGCACCGTTCCTTGCCAACCTCGCGATGCCGTACGCCGGCGTGCAATCGAAGGAATACGCGATCGCGATGCTGAAGGCCGGCACGCCTGAAAAGATCGACCAGGACCCAATCGGCACCGGCCCGTTCTATCTGGTGCAGTACCAGAAGGACGCCATCGTCCGCTTCAAGGCGTTCCCGCAATACTGGGGCGGCAAGGCGAAGATCGACGACCTGATTTTCTCGATCACGCCCGATGCATCGGTGCGCTGGGCGAAGCTGCAGAAAGGCGAGTGCCATGTGATGCCGTACCCCAACCCGGCGGACCTCGACGCCATCCGCAAAGACCCGAACGTGCAGGTGCTCGAGCAGGCCGGCCTCAATGTCGGCTACCTCGCGTACAACACGACGAAGAAGCCGTTCGACGACGTGCGCGTGCGCAAGGCCATCAACATGGCGATCGACAAGAAGGCGATCATCGATGGCGTCTACCTGACGACCGGCGTCGCCGCCAAGAACCCGATTCCGCCGACCATGTGGTCTTACAACGATGCGGTCAAGGACGATCCCTACGATCCCGTTGCTGCCAAGAAGCTGCTGGCCGAAGCCGGTCTCGCCAACGGCTTCACGACCGACCTGTGGGCCATGCCGGTGCAGCGCCCCTACAACCCGAACGCCAAGCGCATCGCCGAGCTGATGCAGGCCGATCTAGCCAAGATCGGCGTCAAGGCCGAGATCAAGACATTCGAGTGGGGTGAGTACAGGAAGCGCCTGCAGGCCGGCGAGCACCAGATGGGCATGTTCGGCTGGACCGGCGACAACGGCGATCCGGACAACTTCTTGCACACCCTGTTGGGCTGCGATGCTGCCAAGAACAACGGCGGCAACGTCGCCAAGTTTTGCTACCAGCCATATGACGATCTGGTGGTCAAGGCCAAGTCGACGCCCAAGCAGGTCGATCGCGACGCGCTCTATAAGAAGGCACAGGTCATTTTCAAGGAACAAGCACCTTGGTTCACCATCGCCCACGCCGTGCAGTTGAAGCCGGTGCGCAAGGAAGTCGTCGACTTCAAGCTGAGCCCCTTCGGCCGTCACACCTTCTATGGCGTCGACATGAAGTGA
- a CDS encoding dipeptide ABC transporter ATP-binding protein yields the protein MSAAEPDLKSMTTEPSSSETVVEAVDLKRVYEVRRGLFRAPAKLQAVGGVSFRLARGRTLAVVGESGCGKSTLARMVSLIEKPTSGRLTLIGVDAVDPPLDRKRELRQAVQLVFQNPFGSLNPRKKIAAVLEDPLAINTALSKADRAAKACDMLARVGLRPEHANRYPHMFSGGQRQRIAIARALMLEPRLLVADEPVSALDVSIQAQVLNLLADLQAELGLAYLFISHDLGVVRHIAHDVLVMYLGHAVEQGPNARIFARPLHPYTQALLASTPGLATARIVLQGELPSPLDPPAGCVFSTRCGHATERCHIERPLLRALDERMVACHYAEKFIDGPVAVQIARSPMAF from the coding sequence ATGAGCGCCGCCGAGCCCGATTTGAAATCGATGACGACAGAACCCTCGTCGAGCGAAACCGTGGTCGAGGCGGTCGACCTGAAGCGCGTCTACGAGGTGCGGCGCGGGTTGTTCCGTGCGCCTGCGAAATTGCAGGCCGTCGGCGGCGTTTCGTTCAGGCTGGCGCGCGGCCGCACGCTCGCGGTGGTCGGTGAATCGGGGTGCGGCAAGTCGACGTTGGCACGCATGGTGTCGTTGATAGAAAAGCCGACATCGGGCCGCCTCACTTTGATCGGCGTCGACGCGGTCGACCCGCCGCTCGACCGCAAGCGTGAGCTGCGCCAGGCCGTGCAGTTGGTGTTCCAGAACCCATTCGGCTCGCTCAACCCACGCAAGAAGATCGCAGCCGTACTAGAAGACCCGCTCGCCATCAACACGGCGTTGAGCAAGGCCGACCGTGCCGCCAAGGCGTGCGACATGTTGGCGCGTGTCGGCCTGCGGCCCGAACATGCCAACCGATATCCGCACATGTTCTCCGGCGGCCAGCGGCAGCGTATCGCCATCGCGCGGGCACTCATGCTGGAGCCGCGGCTGCTGGTGGCAGACGAGCCGGTGTCGGCGCTCGACGTGTCGATCCAGGCGCAGGTGTTGAATCTGCTGGCGGACCTGCAGGCCGAGCTCGGGCTCGCATACCTTTTCATTTCGCACGACCTGGGCGTGGTGCGGCACATCGCGCACGATGTGCTGGTCATGTACCTCGGCCACGCTGTGGAGCAGGGGCCTAACGCGCGCATCTTTGCGCGTCCGCTGCATCCCTACACGCAAGCGCTGCTGGCATCCACGCCGGGGCTCGCGACCGCGCGCATCGTGTTGCAGGGTGAGTTGCCGTCGCCGCTCGATCCTCCGGCCGGTTGCGTGTTCAGCACGCGCTGTGGGCACGCTACCGAACGCTGCCACATCGAGCGCCCGCTGCTGCGCGCACTCGACGAGCGCATGGTGGCGTGCCACTATGCCGAGAAGTTCATCGATGGGCCGGTCGCGGTGCAGATCGCGCGCTCGCCGATGGCGTTCTGA